Proteins encoded within one genomic window of Candidatus Nanopelagicales bacterium:
- a CDS encoding enoyl-CoA hydratase-related protein, whose translation MADEVLLRVEGDVATVTLNRPERLNTLAVDTVDLLCDALSRVAASDARVVVLAGTGRVFCAGADQAEMVERTAGDWEPIVRRYLDPIRAIVAMPQPVIAALHGDAVGGGFGLALACDIRIAAAGIRMGAPFTRLGLAGCDMSAGWFLPRYVGLGKATELMLTGRLIEAEEAAALDLVHGVVPAEELQAEVDQWARRFAAGPPIAHQWTKRAIHRSIGSDMDAEFELEIFAQVQCLQSADHREGITAFREKRRPEFRGA comes from the coding sequence GTGGCGGACGAGGTGTTGCTCAGAGTGGAGGGCGACGTGGCCACGGTCACGCTCAACCGCCCCGAACGGCTGAACACGCTGGCCGTCGATACCGTCGACCTGCTGTGCGACGCATTATCGCGAGTGGCGGCATCGGACGCCCGCGTAGTAGTTCTGGCGGGGACGGGACGTGTGTTCTGCGCCGGTGCCGACCAGGCTGAGATGGTCGAACGGACAGCTGGGGACTGGGAGCCGATCGTCCGCAGGTACTTGGACCCGATCAGGGCAATAGTCGCCATGCCGCAGCCGGTCATCGCCGCGCTGCACGGAGATGCCGTCGGAGGAGGGTTCGGCCTAGCGCTGGCGTGCGACATTCGAATCGCGGCGGCCGGGATACGGATGGGTGCGCCGTTCACGCGCCTCGGCCTCGCGGGGTGCGACATGTCGGCGGGCTGGTTCTTGCCCCGGTACGTCGGTCTGGGCAAGGCGACGGAGCTGATGCTGACTGGTCGGTTGATCGAGGCGGAGGAAGCCGCCGCGCTGGACCTGGTGCATGGTGTGGTTCCCGCCGAAGAACTTCAGGCTGAGGTTGACCAGTGGGCGCGGCGGTTCGCCGCTGGACCCCCGATCGCCCATCAGTGGACAAAGCGCGCGATCCATCGCTCCATCGGATCGGACATGGATGCTGAATTCGAGCTGGAGATTTTCGCGCAGGTGCAATGCCTCCAAAGCGCCGATCACCGCGAGGGAATCACGGCATTCCGGGAAAAGAGGCGTCCGGAGTTCCGAGGTGCCTGA
- a CDS encoding acyl-CoA dehydrogenase family protein, which yields MPDLTETQVRFRAEVARFAATEIAPHAQEWDETGEFPKHLFGKLGELGWLGVGLPPEAGGSGGGATDRCVLIEELARASAGVALGIYVHFALAASAIAIVGSGELAEKYVPAMLAGEATGAWAYAEPDSGADVTRVRLSAREDGDHYVLNGSKLYITNATFADVLVVVARTSGEPGSLKGISVFVVPGDSAGMERRPMRKVGMRASELGELHFTDCLVPRDHLVGQPDNGFRQCLPVLSQGRVFGGALAVGLGSAALEQAVRHVSTREQFGGPLTDLQGVRFTIADMATRLRAARSLVYSAAAKLDSGQAYDAEASIAKLFASQTTTWLAERAMHLHGAQGFMMDSPVQRFYRDCKILEYGEGANEVQREMIFKSVAGGFRP from the coding sequence GTGCCTGACCTCACCGAAACCCAGGTGCGGTTCCGCGCGGAGGTGGCCCGATTCGCCGCCACGGAGATCGCGCCCCACGCGCAGGAGTGGGACGAGACGGGGGAGTTCCCGAAACATCTGTTCGGGAAGCTCGGGGAACTCGGCTGGCTCGGAGTCGGCCTGCCGCCCGAGGCCGGGGGATCGGGTGGCGGTGCGACTGATCGTTGCGTCCTGATCGAGGAGCTGGCTAGAGCATCGGCGGGTGTGGCGCTGGGGATCTACGTGCACTTCGCGCTCGCGGCATCGGCGATCGCCATCGTCGGATCCGGAGAGCTGGCCGAGAAGTACGTGCCCGCGATGCTCGCCGGCGAGGCGACCGGAGCCTGGGCATACGCCGAACCCGACTCAGGAGCAGACGTCACCCGGGTCCGACTCAGCGCGCGCGAAGACGGCGACCACTACGTATTGAACGGCAGCAAGCTATACATCACGAACGCCACGTTCGCTGACGTGCTCGTCGTCGTCGCACGCACCAGCGGTGAGCCCGGAAGCCTCAAAGGCATTTCCGTGTTCGTTGTCCCGGGTGATTCCGCCGGGATGGAGCGCCGGCCGATGCGCAAGGTTGGGATGAGGGCCTCCGAGCTCGGCGAACTGCACTTCACCGACTGCCTTGTGCCCCGGGATCACCTCGTCGGGCAACCGGACAACGGATTTCGACAATGCCTGCCGGTGCTTTCCCAAGGCCGGGTATTCGGCGGAGCGCTGGCCGTTGGCTTGGGCAGCGCTGCGTTGGAACAGGCCGTGCGCCATGTGAGCACCCGAGAGCAGTTCGGCGGTCCGCTGACGGATCTACAGGGCGTCAGGTTCACGATCGCTGACATGGCGACGCGGCTGCGCGCCGCCCGTTCGCTCGTCTATTCCGCGGCGGCCAAGCTGGACTCGGGCCAGGCGTATGACGCCGAGGCCTCGATCGCGAAACTGTTCGCTTCCCAGACGACAACCTGGCTTGCCGAGCGGGCCATGCATTTGCACGGCGCCCAGGGGTTCATGATGGATTCCCCCGTCCAGCGCTTCTACCGCGACTGCAAGATCCTGGAGTACGGAGAGGGAGCAAACGAAGTCCAGCGCGAGATGATCTTCAAGTCCGTCGCGGGTGGCTTCAGGCCGTAG
- a CDS encoding 3-keto-5-aminohexanoate cleavage protein yields MSKTIITCALTGAQQGKDSNPNLPEQPDEIVAQGLAAWRAGAAVLHIHARDADGRACADVGLFARIVDGLRSAGCDALLNLTTGGAVAGLPAAERTRVVPELRPDIASFSVGGGCLLGRWDERTNSWVGDRFVPLFSSHAELEAVARTFAQAEVKPELEVYHSGMLNNIHALLGRGVLAEPLLVNFVMGIPGECTQATVRNLAFLTESLPPGTNWLVSAIGARNHFRMLGAIVAMGGHVRVGLEDNIYLEPGKLASSNAELVDKAVRILSELGVSPASPQEARETFKTRRTR; encoded by the coding sequence ATGAGCAAGACGATCATCACCTGTGCTCTGACCGGCGCCCAGCAGGGCAAGGACTCCAATCCGAACTTGCCCGAGCAGCCGGACGAGATCGTGGCTCAAGGCTTGGCCGCTTGGAGGGCGGGTGCGGCAGTGCTGCACATCCACGCCCGCGACGCCGACGGCCGGGCCTGCGCTGATGTCGGCCTGTTCGCGCGGATCGTCGACGGGCTGCGGTCAGCCGGGTGTGACGCCCTGCTGAACCTGACAACCGGCGGCGCAGTCGCGGGCCTACCGGCAGCCGAACGCACCCGGGTCGTACCCGAGTTGAGACCCGACATCGCGTCCTTCAGCGTTGGCGGTGGCTGTCTGCTCGGCCGCTGGGATGAGCGAACGAACTCTTGGGTCGGTGACCGCTTCGTGCCCCTGTTCAGCTCGCACGCCGAACTCGAAGCCGTCGCCCGGACATTCGCCCAAGCGGAAGTCAAACCGGAGCTTGAGGTCTATCACTCAGGGATGCTGAACAACATCCACGCCCTGCTAGGCCGGGGGGTGCTGGCCGAACCACTGCTCGTCAACTTCGTGATGGGCATCCCCGGCGAATGCACGCAGGCCACCGTGAGAAACCTGGCGTTCCTCACCGAGAGCCTGCCCCCCGGGACCAACTGGCTAGTCAGCGCGATCGGCGCCCGCAACCACTTCCGAATGCTCGGGGCGATAGTCGCGATGGGCGGCCACGTGCGCGTCGGCCTGGAGGACAACATCTACCTCGAGCCCGGCAAGCTGGCGAGCTCCAACGCCGAGCTGGTCGACAAGGCCGTTCGGATCCTGAGCGAACTCGGCGTCAGTCCCGCAAGTCCACAAGAAGCCCGCGAAACCTTCAAGACAAGGAGAACGAGATGA
- a CDS encoding TetR/AcrR family transcriptional regulator yields MGVQERRQRERDARRKAVLDATRTLVRQHGYNGTTTKEIAAHCELSEATLFWYFQSKEEIFSSLLFEAIEFMESRIAALAGAGEPRPPAQLVRELWSMFSELRSQYPEYFHVFTSLANPDATTGVSPEVKAELARRSGDNFRRVAELMDKADERLARVAVDVLWATFVGLGVLHDSRVNLGAPAHPSDHELGEALDLLLDGLASAKAVAGSGAAR; encoded by the coding sequence ATGGGAGTTCAGGAACGCCGTCAGCGTGAACGTGACGCCAGGCGCAAGGCCGTCCTGGACGCCACGCGCACGCTAGTCCGGCAACACGGGTACAACGGCACGACGACCAAGGAGATCGCGGCGCACTGCGAGTTGTCGGAGGCGACGCTGTTCTGGTACTTCCAAAGCAAGGAGGAGATCTTCAGTTCGCTGCTGTTCGAGGCGATCGAATTCATGGAGTCGCGAATCGCGGCCCTGGCCGGGGCGGGTGAGCCAAGGCCGCCCGCGCAGCTCGTGCGGGAACTGTGGAGCATGTTCTCCGAACTGCGCTCCCAGTACCCCGAGTACTTCCACGTCTTCACTTCGCTGGCCAATCCCGACGCGACGACCGGAGTGTCCCCTGAAGTCAAGGCGGAACTGGCACGGCGCTCGGGCGACAACTTCCGCCGCGTCGCCGAACTCATGGACAAGGCAGACGAGAGACTGGCTCGGGTCGCTGTGGACGTTCTGTGGGCCACCTTCGTTGGTCTGGGCGTGCTGCATGACTCGCGGGTGAACCTCGGCGCCCCGGCGCACCCGAGTGACCACGAACTGGGCGAAGCCCTGGACCTGCTTCTCGACGGGCTGGCCTCCGCCAAGGCCGTCGCTGGCAGCGGAGCCGCCCGATGA
- the xylB gene encoding xylulokinase, whose amino-acid sequence MTLVAGVDSSTQSCKVVIREASTGELVRQGRAAHPEGTEVEPQAWWRAFKEAAQAAGGLNDVAAIAVGGQQHGMVALDNAGDSVRPALSWNDTRSAPQAERLVGEFGGPRFWADETGSVPVASFTITKLAWMAEHEPANASRTSAVCLPHDWLTWMLMGGPKLLEIKDLVTDRGDASGTGYFNPEAGTYCPDLLRAALGHDVQLPRVLGPGQRAGSTAVPGLSESAVVGPGTGDNMAAALGVGASVGDVILSIGTSGVVCAVSESPTHDSSGEVAGFADATGNYLPLVCTLNAARVLDATAKVLGVGLDQLSAMALRAPAGCDGMAFVPYLEGERTPNRPNATGTLHGLTLSNMSPTHVARAAVEGVLCGLADGLDALVAQGIVVRRVILIGGGARSAAVRDIAPQVFAAPVVVPEPGEYVADGAARQAAWVLSGEAQPPRWELGGSDDYRADPEPTIRDQYASARGTQ is encoded by the coding sequence GTGACGCTGGTTGCCGGGGTCGACAGCTCGACCCAGTCATGCAAGGTAGTCATCCGCGAAGCTTCCACTGGTGAGCTAGTCCGCCAGGGCCGCGCGGCCCACCCGGAGGGAACCGAGGTCGAGCCGCAGGCGTGGTGGCGGGCGTTCAAGGAGGCTGCCCAAGCGGCGGGAGGCCTGAACGACGTGGCCGCGATCGCGGTCGGCGGTCAACAGCACGGCATGGTCGCGCTCGACAACGCGGGCGACAGCGTGCGGCCAGCGCTGTCGTGGAACGACACGCGTTCGGCGCCTCAGGCCGAGCGGCTAGTCGGCGAGTTCGGTGGGCCCCGCTTCTGGGCCGACGAGACCGGGTCGGTCCCAGTAGCCTCGTTCACGATCACGAAGCTGGCGTGGATGGCGGAGCACGAGCCAGCTAACGCCAGTCGCACTTCCGCGGTGTGTCTTCCACATGACTGGCTGACGTGGATGCTGATGGGCGGCCCGAAGCTTCTCGAAATCAAAGACCTGGTCACGGATCGAGGCGACGCGTCCGGTACCGGCTACTTCAACCCCGAAGCCGGAACGTACTGCCCGGATCTGCTGCGGGCGGCCTTGGGCCACGACGTCCAGCTCCCGCGAGTCCTCGGTCCAGGCCAACGGGCAGGGTCGACGGCAGTTCCCGGCCTCAGCGAATCTGCCGTGGTTGGTCCCGGTACCGGGGACAACATGGCCGCGGCGCTGGGTGTCGGAGCTAGCGTCGGAGACGTGATCTTGTCCATCGGCACCTCGGGCGTTGTTTGCGCGGTGTCTGAATCGCCTACACACGACTCATCCGGGGAGGTTGCGGGATTCGCCGACGCCACAGGAAACTACCTTCCCTTGGTCTGCACGCTCAACGCCGCGCGCGTACTCGATGCCACAGCGAAGGTTCTTGGCGTTGGCCTTGACCAGCTTTCGGCCATGGCTCTGCGAGCCCCAGCCGGATGCGACGGGATGGCATTCGTGCCCTACCTGGAAGGGGAACGCACGCCAAACCGCCCCAATGCGACAGGCACGCTACATGGGCTCACACTGTCCAACATGAGCCCGACCCACGTTGCCCGGGCGGCCGTTGAGGGCGTGCTCTGCGGGCTAGCTGACGGATTGGACGCCCTCGTGGCTCAGGGGATCGTCGTGCGTCGAGTGATACTCATCGGCGGGGGCGCTAGGTCGGCGGCGGTCCGCGATATCGCACCACAGGTCTTCGCAGCTCCGGTGGTAGTCCCCGAACCCGGTGAGTACGTCGCGGATGGCGCCGCCCGACAGGCAGCGTGGGTGCTTTCCGGCGAAGCGCAGCCTCCGCGGTGGGAACTTGGCGGCAGCGACGACTACCGCGCGGATCCGGAGCCCACGATTCGAGACCAATACGCATCGGCGCGCGGAACCCAGTGA
- a CDS encoding TetR/AcrR family transcriptional regulator, with protein MSAPAQAPRARLIKAAEDHFRRFGYKGTTVDDITGEAATGKGSFYLHFDSKEQAYLAVVEASMERFLERAAEALRGEGTAPERLRALVAVTAEHYGDDEFLRSSMFGGGKLVDGEVARRAAEIQRGRIRGLLGETLAGGQSEGTIRAELDVDATAAILFEVGWAVVRTELEGASQISLGAALDALNDMIGLGLQPRETPGDVKPASRRRFLGRA; from the coding sequence GTGAGCGCACCGGCACAGGCTCCCAGGGCTCGACTGATCAAGGCGGCGGAGGACCACTTCCGGCGCTTCGGGTACAAGGGCACAACCGTCGATGACATCACGGGTGAGGCCGCGACCGGCAAGGGCAGCTTCTACTTGCACTTCGACTCCAAGGAGCAGGCCTACCTCGCCGTCGTCGAGGCATCGATGGAGCGATTCTTGGAGCGCGCCGCTGAAGCTCTGCGCGGCGAGGGAACGGCGCCGGAGCGCCTCCGGGCACTCGTCGCAGTGACCGCGGAGCACTACGGCGATGATGAGTTCCTTCGCTCATCGATGTTCGGCGGGGGCAAACTCGTGGACGGTGAGGTCGCGCGACGCGCCGCCGAGATTCAGCGAGGACGAATCCGCGGCCTGCTCGGCGAGACGCTCGCGGGTGGCCAGTCCGAGGGAACGATCCGAGCCGAACTCGATGTTGACGCCACCGCCGCGATCCTCTTCGAAGTCGGCTGGGCCGTGGTGCGGACCGAGTTGGAGGGAGCCTCTCAGATCTCGCTCGGCGCGGCGCTCGATGCGCTCAACGACATGATCGGACTCGGTCTGCAGCCGCGCGAGACCCCAGGGGACGTCAAGCCCGCTTCCCGTCGACGCTTCCTGGGCAGGGCGTAA
- a CDS encoding zinc-binding dehydrogenase, which produces MTTMLAAQLVAPGKPLAITRVPVPTPGRDEVLVAVRACGLCGTDLHLAVVGDLPVARTPITLGHEAAGVIARLGADVDGLSVGQRVAMFPADWCGRCRFCLAGRPSLCDNSKVYGMSRDGALAEFVSVPARTLVPLPDVIDFPVAAVVTDGVATPFHALRTRGQLRAGETVGVFGCGGLGTHAIMLARLMGAARIVAVDPDEHARDRALRLGADVALDPGETDVPREVRAFGGLDLALEFVGRPATSEQAMRSLGKMGRAVLVGVGPGGPALPSLAAFVGREQQVMGSFGMDPADIVDLYSLIAAGRLDLSGSVSARYPLSAADEALRHLASRDGGVVRVVVEP; this is translated from the coding sequence ATGACGACTATGCTCGCGGCCCAGCTCGTGGCGCCCGGGAAGCCGTTGGCGATCACGCGAGTTCCGGTGCCGACTCCAGGGCGCGATGAGGTCCTCGTGGCTGTTCGCGCGTGCGGCTTGTGCGGGACGGACCTTCATCTGGCCGTCGTCGGTGACCTCCCCGTGGCGCGCACGCCGATCACGCTCGGGCACGAGGCTGCGGGTGTCATCGCCCGGCTCGGCGCTGACGTGGACGGCCTATCTGTCGGGCAGCGCGTCGCTATGTTCCCCGCCGATTGGTGCGGCAGGTGCCGATTCTGTCTCGCTGGCCGACCATCGCTGTGCGACAACTCCAAGGTCTACGGGATGAGCCGCGATGGCGCACTGGCCGAATTCGTGAGCGTGCCCGCGAGAACCCTCGTGCCGCTGCCCGACGTCATCGATTTCCCCGTCGCGGCCGTAGTCACCGACGGCGTGGCGACTCCGTTCCACGCGCTGCGCACCCGGGGTCAATTGCGGGCCGGCGAGACCGTGGGCGTGTTTGGCTGCGGAGGACTCGGAACCCACGCCATCATGCTCGCTCGACTCATGGGTGCCGCGCGCATCGTCGCTGTTGACCCCGACGAGCATGCGCGCGATCGAGCGCTGCGACTCGGAGCCGACGTCGCGCTGGACCCGGGTGAAACCGACGTGCCCCGCGAGGTGCGCGCGTTCGGGGGTTTGGATCTGGCGCTGGAGTTCGTCGGCAGGCCCGCGACGTCCGAACAGGCTATGCGCTCGTTGGGGAAGATGGGCCGAGCTGTGCTGGTCGGAGTCGGCCCTGGAGGCCCGGCTCTCCCATCGCTGGCGGCGTTCGTCGGGCGCGAACAGCAGGTCATGGGTTCGTTCGGGATGGACCCAGCCGACATCGTCGACCTGTACTCACTGATCGCGGCGGGCAGGCTCGATCTCAGCGGCTCAGTTTCGGCACGCTATCCCCTCAGCGCCGCGGATGAGGCCCTGCGGCATCTGGCCAGCCGGGACGGCGGAGTCGTGCGCGTCGTAGTCGAGCCGTGA
- a CDS encoding amidohydrolase family protein: protein MTRDRIAIDAWASWISPEGATRWPTEYLHIFRKYRSPQTIFEGMPIEDVLADMDNAGVDRCLLSAFYHKDTAVVSNEEVAEAVAKFPDRFVGSGTVNVLRKPLDVGREVEYLITELGMRAIRLEPYMYGDGMTGMAPNDKHYWPVYLKCAELGVPVCIQVGHTGPLLPSECGRPIYLDEVALAFPDLTIIGCHLGQPWHDEMMTLAWKHPNVYVETSARTPKHWPASFTEFVRGWGQDKVLWATDYPLLSFDRTLSELEDLGLGETIYTKVVRDNALRAFRLTS from the coding sequence ATGACCCGCGACCGCATCGCCATTGACGCCTGGGCGAGCTGGATCAGCCCGGAGGGGGCCACCCGCTGGCCAACGGAGTACCTGCACATCTTCCGCAAGTACCGCTCACCTCAGACGATCTTCGAAGGCATGCCCATCGAAGACGTCCTGGCCGATATGGATAACGCCGGAGTGGACCGCTGCCTGCTGTCCGCCTTCTACCACAAGGACACGGCCGTGGTTTCCAACGAGGAGGTCGCCGAAGCCGTCGCGAAGTTCCCCGACAGGTTCGTCGGGTCGGGCACGGTGAACGTCCTGCGCAAGCCCCTGGACGTCGGCCGCGAAGTCGAGTACCTGATCACCGAGCTGGGGATGCGCGCGATCCGGCTCGAGCCGTACATGTACGGCGACGGCATGACGGGCATGGCCCCCAACGACAAGCACTACTGGCCGGTGTATCTGAAGTGCGCCGAACTTGGGGTTCCGGTGTGCATCCAGGTCGGGCACACCGGTCCGCTACTGCCATCAGAATGCGGGCGTCCGATCTATCTCGATGAGGTCGCCCTGGCCTTCCCGGATCTGACCATCATCGGCTGCCATCTGGGCCAGCCCTGGCACGACGAGATGATGACGCTCGCCTGGAAACACCCCAACGTCTACGTCGAGACGTCCGCGCGCACTCCGAAGCACTGGCCGGCGTCGTTCACCGAGTTCGTGCGTGGTTGGGGCCAGGACAAGGTGCTGTGGGCGACGGACTATCCACTGCTGTCGTTCGACCGGACTCTCTCAGAGCTGGAGGACCTGGGGCTGGGAGAGACCATCTACACCAAGGTCGTCCGCGACAACGCGCTGCGCGCCTTCCGGCTCACTAGCTGA
- a CDS encoding DUF4442 domain-containing protein, with protein MRNTLQEMLDGIPYVRSHGLVIEHVGPQVRVRMPDDPGNANIAGGLHASALYCAAETAAGVAAWCIRSDPAIIVLVRDVQIRYPRRATGEVHATATVTSVAGTDATVEAKVTDEDGLAVLEATFSYAMRSANGSSGTPSA; from the coding sequence ATGCGGAACACGCTGCAGGAGATGCTCGACGGCATCCCGTATGTTCGCAGCCATGGCCTGGTCATCGAGCACGTCGGCCCCCAGGTCCGCGTCCGAATGCCCGACGACCCGGGGAATGCCAACATCGCCGGTGGCCTGCACGCGTCCGCTCTGTACTGCGCGGCCGAGACGGCCGCCGGTGTGGCAGCGTGGTGTATCAGATCGGATCCGGCCATCATTGTCCTTGTCCGGGACGTCCAGATCCGGTATCCGCGACGCGCGACCGGTGAAGTCCATGCCACGGCGACAGTCACCTCCGTCGCGGGCACGGACGCGACCGTCGAGGCTAAAGTCACGGACGAAGATGGACTAGCCGTGCTCGAAGCAACGTTCTCGTACGCGATGAGGAGTGCCAATGGGAGTTCAGGAACGCCGTCAGCGTGA
- the xylA gene encoding xylose isomerase: protein MNLPQPTPADKFTFGLWTVAWPARDPFGEPTRPPLDPVESVYRLAELGTYGVNFHDDDLVPFGSDGATRDRIIANFKQAIADTGLAVPMLTTNLFTHPVFKDGAFTSPDRSVRRFALRKVMRNLDLAAELGAGVYVFWGGREGAETDGIKDVRTALDRYRDGLDTLAQYCIDNGYDIRFAVEPKPNEPRGDIFLPTIGHALAFINTLEHSDMVGVNPEVGHEQMAGLNVAHGVAQALWHGKLFHIDLNGQHGPRFDQDLVFGHGDLINAFFLVDLLENGAIGGGPAYEGSRHFDFKPLRTEDMAGVWEAAAANMTTYLLLKERALAFRSDPAVAEALAESGLSGLAEPTLSEGESIADFRADKSAFEDFDADAAAVKGSGYVKLNQLAVNHLLGVRRP from the coding sequence ATGAATCTGCCCCAACCAACCCCCGCCGACAAGTTCACGTTCGGGCTGTGGACCGTCGCCTGGCCAGCGCGTGACCCTTTCGGGGAACCTACGCGCCCGCCCCTGGATCCGGTCGAGTCCGTCTACCGCTTGGCCGAGCTGGGGACCTACGGGGTCAACTTCCACGACGATGACTTGGTCCCGTTCGGGTCCGACGGCGCCACCCGAGACCGGATCATCGCCAACTTCAAGCAGGCCATAGCTGACACGGGGCTCGCGGTTCCGATGTTGACCACGAACCTGTTCACGCATCCTGTATTCAAGGACGGAGCATTCACGAGCCCGGACCGCTCAGTTCGCCGATTCGCGCTGCGCAAGGTCATGCGCAACCTGGACCTCGCGGCTGAACTGGGCGCCGGAGTCTACGTCTTCTGGGGAGGCCGTGAGGGAGCCGAGACAGACGGCATCAAAGACGTGCGGACCGCGCTGGACCGGTACCGGGATGGTCTGGACACACTGGCCCAGTACTGCATCGACAACGGCTACGACATCCGGTTCGCTGTCGAGCCCAAGCCGAACGAGCCGCGTGGGGACATCTTCCTGCCGACGATCGGGCACGCGCTGGCTTTCATCAACACCCTCGAGCATTCCGACATGGTGGGAGTCAACCCGGAGGTCGGTCACGAGCAGATGGCGGGGCTCAACGTCGCTCACGGCGTGGCGCAGGCACTCTGGCACGGCAAGCTGTTCCACATTGACCTCAACGGCCAGCACGGCCCCCGCTTCGACCAGGACCTAGTGTTCGGACACGGGGACCTGATCAACGCCTTCTTCCTCGTTGACCTGCTGGAGAACGGCGCGATCGGAGGCGGACCGGCATACGAAGGGTCGCGGCACTTCGACTTCAAGCCTCTGCGGACTGAGGACATGGCAGGCGTTTGGGAGGCCGCTGCCGCCAACATGACGACGTATCTACTCCTGAAGGAGCGCGCGCTCGCCTTCCGCTCCGATCCGGCCGTTGCCGAGGCCCTGGCGGAGTCGGGTCTGTCAGGACTCGCCGAGCCCACTCTCAGCGAAGGCGAGAGCATCGCCGACTTCCGGGCCGATAAGTCCGCGTTCGAGGACTTCGACGCGGACGCCGCCGCTGTCAAGGGCAGTGGATACGTCAAGCTGAATCAGCTCGCCGTGAATCACCTCCTGGGAGTCAGGCGGCCGTGA
- a CDS encoding thioesterase family protein — protein sequence MTPETPRHNHPPGAERHLVERLALRRIDRDIFTGWCHAGAPLRAFGGQVAAQALVAAGSTVEDRERSVHSLHGYFLRPGRTTDHIVYIVDRPRDGRSYSTRRVRAVQYGETIFMMSASFALHRPGPSHQKPPAVGADGGWMGSIPSPEDLNGEDILSRVDVGHPTDSAHRGSEMHDAGFPDRQLLELCFIDPAVVRRITPFGADQMTWVRSRETLPDGPLIHVCTVTYVSDLTLVETVLGPHGGSSQTQNLDKASIDHAMWFHAPFRADEWLLLVTDSPVARDGRGFARGQFFKQDGILVASVAQEALVRERSTPRQSG from the coding sequence ATGACACCCGAAACTCCACGCCACAACCACCCGCCCGGCGCCGAGCGACACCTAGTGGAACGGCTGGCATTGAGGCGCATTGACCGGGACATCTTCACCGGCTGGTGCCATGCTGGCGCCCCGCTTCGTGCCTTCGGAGGGCAGGTCGCGGCTCAGGCCCTCGTCGCGGCGGGTAGCACCGTCGAAGATCGCGAGAGATCCGTCCATTCGTTGCACGGATACTTCCTGCGTCCCGGAAGGACCACGGACCACATCGTCTACATCGTGGACCGACCGCGAGACGGACGCTCCTATTCAACGAGGCGCGTGCGAGCGGTCCAGTACGGAGAAACGATATTCATGATGTCGGCGTCGTTCGCGTTGCACAGGCCAGGGCCGTCGCATCAGAAGCCTCCTGCCGTGGGCGCCGACGGCGGCTGGATGGGGTCGATCCCCAGTCCTGAGGATCTCAACGGCGAAGACATACTCTCCCGCGTCGACGTCGGCCACCCGACTGACTCGGCCCATCGAGGCAGCGAGATGCACGACGCTGGTTTCCCGGATCGTCAACTGCTTGAGCTGTGCTTCATCGACCCTGCTGTCGTCCGCCGAATCACGCCGTTTGGCGCCGATCAGATGACTTGGGTCCGCTCTCGGGAGACCCTGCCGGACGGACCATTGATCCATGTCTGCACAGTCACTTACGTGTCGGACTTGACCCTCGTCGAAACCGTCCTCGGGCCGCACGGAGGCAGTTCCCAGACACAGAATCTGGACAAGGCGTCCATCGATCACGCCATGTGGTTCCACGCGCCATTCAGGGCCGATGAGTGGCTGTTGCTCGTCACCGACAGCCCAGTCGCCCGTGACGGACGCGGATTCGCTCGCGGGCAGTTCTTCAAA